The Xiphias gladius isolate SHS-SW01 ecotype Sanya breed wild chromosome 7, ASM1685928v1, whole genome shotgun sequence genome window below encodes:
- the LOC120792278 gene encoding protein SREK1IP1-like isoform X1 yields MDFDLSSALDKDGEGVKKEEAQKDEFSLPWSKNKDKDKNKDKNKDKDKDKSDSKDKCGSKDKSDKKDKCGRKDKSKDHGGKGHKKDKKDKKKKHEEGKKSGTSSSSSSSSSSSDED; encoded by the exons ATGGATTTCGATCTGTCATCAG CTTTGGACAAGGATGGAGAGGGGGTGAAGAAGGAGGAGGCTCAGAAGGATGAGTTTAGTTTGCCCTGGAGCAAGAACAAGGACAAGGACAAGAACAAGGACAAGAACAAGGACAAGGATAAGGATAAG AGCGACAGTAAGGACAAGTGTGGAAGTAAGGACAAGTCCGACAAGAAGGATAAGTGTGGCAGAAAGGATAAGTCAAAGGACCACGGCGGCAAAGGCCACAAGAAGGACAAGaaggacaagaagaaaaagcacgaggagggaaaaaaatcaggcacctcatcctcatcttcctcatcttcctccagcAGTGATGAG gaCTGA
- the LOC120792278 gene encoding protein SREK1IP1-like isoform X2 yields MDFDLSSALDKDGEGVKKEEAQKDEFSLPWSKNKDKDKNKDKNKDKDKSDSKDKCGSKDKSDKKDKCGRKDKSKDHGGKGHKKDKKDKKKKHEEGKKSGTSSSSSSSSSSSDED; encoded by the exons ATGGATTTCGATCTGTCATCAG CTTTGGACAAGGATGGAGAGGGGGTGAAGAAGGAGGAGGCTCAGAAGGATGAGTTTAGTTTGCCCTGGAGCAAGAACAAGGACAAGGACAAGAACAAGGACAAGAACAAGGACAAGGATAAG AGCGACAGTAAGGACAAGTGTGGAAGTAAGGACAAGTCCGACAAGAAGGATAAGTGTGGCAGAAAGGATAAGTCAAAGGACCACGGCGGCAAAGGCCACAAGAAGGACAAGaaggacaagaagaaaaagcacgaggagggaaaaaaatcaggcacctcatcctcatcttcctcatcttcctccagcAGTGATGAG gaCTGA